Proteins from a single region of Thunnus maccoyii chromosome 23, fThuMac1.1, whole genome shotgun sequence:
- the ccnd2b gene encoding G1/S-specific cyclin-D2b, with translation MELYCLESDTAVKAQPDPNILYDDRVLQSLLTIEDRFLPQCSYFQRVQKDIQPYMRRMVAGWMHEVCEEEKSNEDVFPLAINYLDRFLAVMPTRKSYLQLLGAVCMFLASKLKDSRLLSAEKLCMYTDNSITPRELLEWELVVLGKLKWNMASVIPNDFIEHIIRRLPLPKDKLAMVRKHTLTFIALCATDDRLAMNPPSMIATGSMGAAVCGLQLDHTDQRLSRDNLTDLLAKITNTEVDCLRACQEQIERVLAASLQQGQQYRQETGVRAGNKAREQQDQSSTPTDVRDVNL, from the exons ATGGAGCTGTACTGCCTGGAGTCGGACACAGCCGTGAAAGCCCAGCCTGACCCAAACATCCTCTATGATGACAGAGTGTTGCAAAGTTTATTAACAATTGAGGACAGGTTTTTACCACAGTGCTCGTATTTCCAGCGGGTCCAGAAGGATATTCAGCCTTATATGAGACGAATGGTTGCAGGTTGGATGCACGAG GTGTGTGAAGAGGAGAAGAGTAATGAAGACGTCTTCCCTTTAGCCATTAATTATTTGGACAGATTCTTAGCAGTGATGCCCACAAGAAAGAGTTATTTGCAGCTTCTGGGAGCTGTGTGCATGTTCCTGGCCTCCAAGTTAAAGGACAGCAGGCTACTATCGGCAGAAAAGCTTTGCATGTACACAGACAACTCCATCACGCCGCGGGAACTGCTG GAATGGGAACTGGTCGTGCTGGGGAAGTTGAAGTGGAACATGGCCTCGGTCATCCCCAATGATTTTATAGAGCACATCATACGTAGGCTGCCCCTTCCCAAAGACAAGCTGGCCATGGTCCGCAAACACACGCTGACATTCATCGCCCTCTGTGCCACAG ATGACCGCCTCGCAATGAACCCTCCTTCCATGATTGCCACTGGCAGCATGGGAGCTGCTGTCTGCGGCCTGCAGCTGGACCACACTGACCAGAGGCTGAGTCGAGACAACCTGACAGACCTGCTGGCCAAGATCACCAACACAGAGGTG GATTGTTTGAGGGCATGCCAGGAGCAGATAGAGCGTGTGCTGGCCGCCAGCCTGCAGCAGGGCCAACAGTACCGGCAGGAGACCGGGGTCAGAGCGGGCAACAAGGCGAGGGAGCAGCAAGACCAGTCCAGCACCCCCACAGATGTACGCGATGTCAACTTATGA